A window from Leuconostoc mesenteroides subsp. mesenteroides encodes these proteins:
- the walK gene encoding cell wall metabolism sensor histidine kinase WalK: MTSITKFFQSIRFRITLVFVLLMIIALELLGAFFVRQMERQNLRTFQQQITLPKYVTDPINTALRNSNSDEGNHEIQDVLSGLNNTNIEEVQVIDKTGTIRGTTSVSGQQTISQKTTDINAQKALAGDQSYVATRTINENGERKEIMTTPLGVTAGRLKDVSGVIVVKASLLPVYKNINSVMRLFIIAGLIALVASVALALFLARTLTRPIEQISEQTTKIAEGDYSIVNHIYGSDELSQLALSVNDLSMRIEESTETVNAERNRLDSVLTHMADGVLAANRRGEVTIINQAAADFVGVSREDALGQNVVSLLRLEGKRTLRDILENLNDFRVDLSDDSKELLVQTYVSLIKRQSGFISGLVVVLHDITEQQRIDSERRMFVSNVSHELRTPLTSVRSYVDALAEGAIDDPEMAQNFLGVVQGETQRMIRMINDLLELSRLDQGTMAVKLEVINLNSLFNFVLNRFDMILESDAKNENTITKNYNILREFTKEDVWVEIDPDKFTQVLDNIMNNAVKYSPDGGTITARLIKTKTRAILSISDQGLGIPRKDLDNIFNRFFRVDKSRSRAQGGTGLGLAISKEVVEKFNGRIWVDSVENKGSTFYISLAYVDEEPEDDWDAE, from the coding sequence ATGACGTCAATTACTAAATTTTTCCAATCTATTCGTTTTCGCATCACACTTGTTTTTGTGTTGCTAATGATTATCGCACTCGAACTTTTGGGTGCTTTTTTCGTACGCCAAATGGAACGTCAAAACTTAAGGACATTCCAACAACAAATCACTTTACCTAAATATGTTACTGATCCAATTAACACTGCTTTACGTAATAGTAACTCTGATGAAGGCAATCATGAAATTCAAGACGTTTTGTCTGGATTAAATAATACCAACATTGAAGAAGTGCAAGTTATTGATAAGACTGGAACAATTCGAGGAACAACTTCTGTATCGGGGCAGCAAACAATTAGCCAAAAAACGACCGATATTAATGCACAAAAAGCACTTGCTGGGGATCAATCGTATGTTGCTACTCGAACGATCAATGAAAACGGTGAGCGTAAAGAAATTATGACGACACCTCTAGGGGTGACTGCAGGAAGATTAAAGGATGTCTCTGGTGTTATTGTTGTAAAAGCCAGTTTATTACCAGTATATAAGAATATTAACAGCGTTATGCGGCTGTTTATTATTGCTGGTTTGATTGCACTAGTTGCCAGTGTAGCGTTGGCCCTATTTTTAGCAAGAACTTTGACACGACCAATTGAACAAATCAGTGAACAGACGACTAAAATTGCTGAAGGTGATTACTCGATAGTGAATCACATTTACGGTTCTGATGAATTAAGCCAATTGGCATTATCGGTTAATGATCTATCTATGCGCATTGAAGAGTCAACAGAAACAGTCAATGCAGAGCGTAATCGTTTGGATTCGGTTTTGACACACATGGCGGATGGGGTTTTAGCAGCTAATCGCCGTGGTGAAGTTACCATTATTAATCAGGCTGCAGCAGACTTTGTAGGGGTCAGCCGGGAAGATGCCCTTGGACAAAATGTTGTTAGTCTCCTACGTTTAGAAGGTAAACGTACACTACGTGATATATTGGAAAATCTAAATGATTTCAGAGTAGATTTATCAGACGATAGTAAAGAACTGTTAGTTCAGACCTATGTTTCGTTGATTAAACGTCAATCTGGTTTTATTTCTGGACTAGTTGTAGTCCTGCATGATATTACCGAACAACAACGTATAGATTCCGAACGGCGTATGTTTGTTTCCAATGTGTCGCATGAATTAAGGACACCTTTAACTTCGGTTCGATCGTACGTGGATGCCTTGGCAGAGGGTGCTATTGATGATCCAGAAATGGCACAAAATTTTTTGGGCGTTGTTCAGGGTGAAACGCAACGTATGATTCGAATGATTAATGATTTGTTAGAGTTATCGCGCCTTGATCAAGGAACAATGGCAGTCAAGCTAGAAGTTATTAATTTAAATAGTTTGTTTAATTTTGTTTTGAATCGTTTTGATATGATTTTGGAAAGTGACGCTAAAAACGAAAATACGATCACTAAAAATTATAATATTTTGCGTGAATTTACTAAGGAAGATGTTTGGGTTGAAATTGATCCAGACAAGTTTACTCAGGTATTAGACAATATCATGAATAATGCGGTGAAGTATTCACCAGACGGTGGTACCATAACAGCACGACTGATTAAGACAAAAACACGTGCGATATTAAGTATTTCTGATCAAGGGCTAGGCATCCCAAGAAAAGATTTAGATAATATATTTAATCGTTTCTTCCGTGTCGATAAATCAAGATCACGTGCGCAGGGTGGAACTGGATTAGGATTAGCTATTTCCAAGGAAGTGGTTGAAAAGTTTAATGGCCGTATTTGGGTCGATTCAGTTGAAAATAAAGGTTCTACCTTCTATATTTCGTTAGCTTATGTTGATGAAGAACCGGAGGACGATTGGGATGCAGAATAA
- a CDS encoding response regulator, with protein sequence MSKVLVVDDEKPISDIIKFNLTKEGYDVVTAADGQEALDMYNDENPDLVLLDQMLPEVDGIEVLRQIRSKSDVPVIMVTAKDSEIDKVLGLEMGADDYVTKPFSNRELVARVKANLRSRKSVSQTSEETFNSTEDIHLGDLVIHPQAYMVSKEGADIELTHREFELLYYLAQHIGQVMTREHLLQQVWGYDYFGDVRTVDVTVRRLREKIEDNPSHPNWLATRRGVGYYLRPSEE encoded by the coding sequence ATGAGTAAAGTATTAGTTGTGGACGATGAAAAACCGATTTCTGATATTATTAAATTTAATCTAACCAAAGAAGGCTACGATGTAGTCACCGCTGCGGATGGTCAAGAAGCATTAGATATGTATAATGACGAAAATCCTGATTTAGTTTTACTAGACCAGATGTTACCAGAAGTAGACGGTATTGAGGTATTGCGTCAAATTCGCTCTAAGTCAGATGTACCTGTCATCATGGTGACCGCTAAAGATAGTGAAATTGATAAAGTTCTTGGTTTAGAAATGGGTGCCGATGATTATGTCACTAAACCATTTTCTAACCGTGAATTGGTCGCAAGAGTTAAGGCAAATTTGCGAAGTCGAAAATCTGTTTCGCAAACTTCTGAAGAGACTTTCAATAGTACAGAAGATATTCATTTAGGTGACTTAGTAATCCATCCCCAAGCCTATATGGTTTCAAAGGAAGGTGCTGATATTGAGTTAACGCATCGTGAATTTGAATTATTATATTATTTAGCACAACATATTGGACAGGTGATGACACGTGAACACTTGTTACAGCAAGTATGGGGCTATGATTATTTTGGTGACGTACGCACGGTAGATGTTACGGTTCGACGATTACGTGAGAAAATTGAAGACAACCCTAGTCATCCTAATTGGTTAGCAACACGTCGTGGTGTCGGATACTATTTACGCCCATCAGAAGAATAA
- a CDS encoding ribose-phosphate diphosphokinase, producing the protein MPEPKLKLFSLSSNEPLAQKIADSVGVPLSRISVKRFADGEVQINIEESIRGDNVFVIQSTSAPVNDNLMELLIMIDALRRASANQINVVLPYYGYARQDRKARSREPITAKLVANMLERAGATRVLALDLHAAQIQGFFDIPMDHLQGAPLLADYLIESGIADKNNAVVVSPDHGGMTRARNLNNMLELESPVAVIDKRRPKPNVAEVGSIVGDVKGKTAIMIDDMIDTAGTITQGAQLVMEHGAKEVYVVASHAVFSGPAIERLQNSVFTKVILTDSINLPEDKKFEKLEIVSVGELIGEAITRISKNEAISSLFKNRFYRRGH; encoded by the coding sequence ATGCCAGAACCTAAATTGAAACTTTTTTCACTCAGCTCAAACGAACCACTTGCGCAAAAGATTGCCGATTCGGTGGGTGTTCCGTTGAGCCGTATTTCCGTTAAACGCTTTGCTGATGGCGAAGTACAAATTAACATTGAGGAAAGTATTCGTGGCGATAATGTTTTTGTTATTCAATCAACTTCAGCACCGGTGAATGACAATTTGATGGAGTTATTGATTATGATTGATGCATTGCGTCGTGCAAGTGCAAATCAAATCAATGTTGTTCTGCCATATTACGGCTATGCACGTCAAGATCGTAAAGCACGTTCTCGTGAGCCAATCACAGCTAAATTGGTAGCTAATATGTTAGAACGTGCCGGAGCGACACGTGTATTAGCACTAGATCTTCACGCTGCTCAAATTCAAGGTTTCTTTGATATTCCAATGGACCACCTGCAAGGCGCGCCATTACTAGCAGATTATTTGATTGAATCAGGTATTGCTGATAAAAACAATGCGGTTGTTGTTTCACCTGACCACGGTGGGATGACACGCGCACGTAATTTGAATAATATGTTGGAACTTGAGTCACCAGTTGCAGTGATTGATAAGCGCCGTCCAAAACCAAATGTGGCTGAAGTTGGTAGCATTGTTGGTGATGTAAAAGGTAAAACGGCTATCATGATTGATGATATGATCGACACTGCTGGAACGATAACGCAGGGTGCTCAACTAGTGATGGAACACGGTGCCAAAGAAGTTTATGTAGTAGCATCGCATGCTGTTTTCTCCGGGCCAGCCATTGAACGTCTACAGAATTCAGTGTTTACAAAAGTTATTCTAACTGATTCAATCAATTTACCAGAAGACAAAAAATTTGAGAAATTAGAAATTGTCTCTGTTGGTGAGCTAATTGGTGAAGCAATTACCCGTATTAGCAAAAATGAAGCGATTAGTTCTTTGTTTAAAAATCGCTTCTATCGACGTGGGCATTAA
- a CDS encoding thiol peroxidase, with product MNVLLNGNKVALEGDPLKVGDEVPHFKLIDQNNEKIKTADLLGKVTLLSVVPDLNTDICSLQTRRFNQAVDQFTDVNFVTISTNTVAEQRDWCAAEGVQNMRMLSDEQESFGYATKLYVPDTGFDTRSIYIIDATGVVLYSQIVPEISDEPDYDAALTALSNVLV from the coding sequence ATGAACGTTCTGTTAAATGGTAATAAAGTTGCGCTGGAAGGTGATCCACTTAAAGTTGGCGACGAGGTACCTCATTTCAAGTTAATAGATCAAAACAATGAAAAGATAAAGACGGCCGATTTATTAGGGAAAGTGACATTACTTTCTGTCGTTCCAGATTTAAATACAGATATTTGTTCATTACAGACACGTCGTTTTAACCAAGCTGTCGATCAATTTACAGATGTTAATTTTGTAACTATATCTACAAATACAGTAGCAGAGCAACGTGATTGGTGTGCAGCTGAAGGTGTGCAAAATATGCGTATGCTTTCAGATGAACAAGAATCATTTGGATATGCAACTAAGTTATACGTACCAGACACTGGCTTTGATACACGCTCGATTTACATTATCGATGCGACAGGTGTTGTCCTTTATTCACAAATCGTGCCAGAGATTTCAGATGAACCTGATTACGATGCAGCTTTGACAGCATTATCAAATGTCTTAGTGTAA
- a CDS encoding Cof-type HAD-IIB family hydrolase — MSEIKIVSIDIDGTLINDERQIPADVKSAVQQALAKDVKVVITTGRPLPGVRDILDELGIAGSQQYVITHNGGLMQTADGAQILFHAALDLAEYKELNAFMREQKTYIQAEDQFAAYTTNHLVHRWASFENSLVNLPLHIVDNDNKLEDIEIIKGIANAESDDLDRVQATVPASISNKMSVIRSTANNLEFINKAASKGNALEALANALNVDIENTMAIGDQENDYSMIERAGLGVAMGNAIDKIKMIADVETATNNESGVAQALEKYVL, encoded by the coding sequence ATGTCAGAGATAAAAATTGTGTCTATCGATATTGACGGTACACTGATTAACGATGAGCGACAAATTCCAGCAGATGTAAAATCTGCAGTTCAACAGGCACTGGCCAAAGATGTCAAAGTTGTTATTACAACTGGCAGGCCCCTTCCAGGTGTTCGCGATATATTAGATGAGTTAGGTATCGCAGGAAGCCAACAATACGTTATTACACATAATGGAGGCTTAATGCAAACTGCTGATGGCGCTCAAATTTTGTTTCATGCTGCACTAGATTTGGCAGAGTATAAAGAACTGAATGCTTTTATGCGCGAGCAAAAAACGTATATTCAAGCGGAAGATCAGTTTGCGGCCTATACGACCAATCATTTAGTCCATCGTTGGGCTAGTTTTGAAAATTCTCTTGTAAATTTGCCGTTACATATTGTAGATAATGACAATAAACTGGAGGATATTGAAATCATTAAGGGTATTGCCAACGCTGAATCTGATGATTTGGACAGGGTTCAAGCGACTGTACCAGCAAGTATTTCTAACAAAATGTCAGTAATCAGGTCAACTGCTAATAATTTAGAGTTTATCAATAAAGCTGCTTCGAAAGGTAATGCACTTGAAGCGCTAGCCAACGCTTTAAATGTTGATATTGAAAATACAATGGCGATCGGAGATCAAGAAAATGATTATTCGATGATTGAACGAGCAGGATTGGGTGTTGCCATGGGCAATGCAATTGATAAGATTAAAATGATAGCTGACGTCGAAACAGCAACAAATAATGAATCTGGTGTAGCACAGGCCCTAGAAAAATATGTTCTTTAA
- a CDS encoding RutC protein, whose product MSKKVVSTTTAPKELGPYSQAILDDKTLYISGQIGIDPETNELAGATTAEQVHQIFNNIDNILHEAEFSRNDIVKTTLFFDNLADFALVNDIYAKYFDTTSVEELPARSAVQVAALPKNAKLEIEITAMK is encoded by the coding sequence ATGTCAAAGAAAGTCGTTTCAACAACTACAGCGCCCAAGGAACTCGGACCTTACTCACAAGCTATTTTAGATGATAAAACATTGTACATTTCTGGACAAATTGGTATTGACCCAGAAACTAACGAATTAGCTGGCGCTACGACAGCCGAGCAAGTACATCAAATTTTTAATAATATTGATAACATCTTACACGAAGCAGAATTTTCAAGAAATGACATCGTAAAAACAACATTATTTTTTGATAATCTCGCAGACTTTGCACTAGTTAATGATATCTATGCAAAATACTTCGATACAACTTCAGTTGAAGAACTTCCTGCTCGTTCAGCTGTTCAGGTAGCTGCTTTACCCAAAAATGCTAAATTAGAAATTGAAATTACTGCTATGAAATAA
- a CDS encoding phosphoketolase gives MADFDSKEYLELVDKWWRATNYLSAGMIFLKSNPLFSVTNTPIKAEDVKVKPIGHWGTISGQTFLYAHANRLINKYGLNMFYVGGPGHGGQVMVTNAYLDGAYTEDYPEITQDIEGMSHLFKRFSFPGGIGSHMTAQTPGSLHEGGELGYSLSHAFGAVLDNPDQVAFAVVGDGEAETGPSMASWHSIKFLNAKNDGAVLPVLDLNGFKISNPTIFSRMSDEEITKFFEGLGYSPRFIENDDIHDYATYHELAAKVLDQAIEDIQAIQKDARENDKYQDGEIPAWPVIIARLPKGWGGPTHDANNNPIENSFRAHQVPLPLSQNDLATLPEFEDWMNSYKPEELFNADGSLKDELKAIAPKGDKRMSANPITNGGADRSDLKLPNWREFANDINDDTRGKEFADSKRNMDMATLSNYLGAVSKLNPTRFRFFGPDETMSNRLWGLFDVTPRQWMEEIKEPQDQLLSHTGRIIDSQLSEHQAEGWLEGYTLTGRVGIFASYESFLRVVDTMVTQHFKWLRHASEQAWRNDYPSLNLIATSTAFQQDHNGYTHQDPGMLTHLAEKKSNFIREYLPADGNSLLAVQERAFSERHKVNLLIASKQPRQQWFTVEEADVLANEGLKIIDWASTAPSGDVDITFASAGTEPTIETLAALWLINQAFPSVKFRYVNVVELLRLQKKSEPNMNDERELSPEEFNKYFQADTPVIFGFHAYENLIESFFFERKFTGDVYVHGYREDGDITTTYDMRVYSHLDRFHQAKEAAEILSANGKIDQAAADTFIAKMDDTLAKHFEVTRNEGRDIAEFTDWTWSPLK, from the coding sequence ATGGCAGATTTCGATTCAAAAGAGTACTTGGAACTCGTTGATAAGTGGTGGCGTGCAACCAACTATTTGTCAGCTGGGATGATCTTTTTGAAGAGCAACCCATTGTTCTCAGTAACGAATACACCTATCAAGGCTGAAGATGTAAAAGTTAAGCCAATTGGACACTGGGGTACAATCTCAGGTCAAACATTCTTGTATGCACATGCAAACCGTTTGATTAACAAGTATGGTTTGAATATGTTTTACGTTGGTGGTCCTGGTCACGGTGGCCAAGTTATGGTTACTAACGCTTACTTAGACGGCGCATATACTGAAGATTATCCTGAAATCACTCAAGATATCGAAGGTATGAGCCACTTATTCAAGCGTTTCTCATTCCCTGGCGGTATTGGATCACACATGACAGCCCAAACACCAGGTTCATTGCATGAAGGTGGTGAATTGGGTTATTCATTGAGCCACGCTTTTGGTGCCGTTTTGGATAATCCTGACCAAGTTGCATTTGCAGTAGTTGGTGATGGTGAAGCCGAAACAGGTCCTTCAATGGCTTCATGGCACTCAATTAAGTTTTTGAATGCTAAGAATGATGGTGCCGTTTTGCCCGTCTTGGATTTGAACGGATTTAAGATTTCAAACCCAACAATCTTCTCACGCATGAGTGATGAAGAAATCACAAAGTTCTTTGAAGGGTTGGGTTACTCACCTCGCTTCATCGAAAATGATGATATTCATGATTACGCTACTTACCACGAACTTGCTGCTAAGGTTTTGGATCAAGCTATTGAAGATATTCAAGCTATCCAAAAGGATGCTCGTGAAAATGATAAGTACCAAGATGGTGAAATCCCTGCATGGCCAGTAATCATTGCTCGCTTGCCAAAGGGTTGGGGTGGTCCAACGCACGATGCAAATAACAATCCTATTGAGAATTCATTCCGTGCCCACCAAGTGCCATTGCCTCTTTCACAAAATGACCTTGCAACATTGCCAGAATTCGAAGACTGGATGAACTCATACAAGCCTGAAGAATTATTCAATGCTGATGGTTCTTTGAAGGATGAATTGAAAGCTATCGCTCCTAAGGGCGACAAGCGTATGTCAGCCAACCCAATTACAAATGGCGGTGCTGATCGTTCAGACTTGAAGTTGCCTAACTGGAGAGAATTCGCCAACGATATCAATGATGATACACGTGGTAAGGAATTTGCTGACAGCAAGCGCAACATGGACATGGCAACATTGTCAAACTACTTGGGTGCAGTTTCAAAATTGAACCCAACTCGTTTCCGCTTCTTCGGTCCTGATGAAACAATGTCAAACCGTTTGTGGGGCTTGTTTGATGTCACACCACGTCAGTGGATGGAAGAAATCAAGGAACCACAAGACCAATTGTTGAGTCACACAGGTCGTATCATTGATTCACAATTGTCAGAACACCAAGCAGAAGGTTGGCTTGAAGGTTATACTTTGACAGGTCGTGTTGGAATATTTGCGTCATACGAATCATTCTTGCGTGTTGTTGATACAATGGTTACACAACACTTCAAGTGGTTGCGTCACGCTTCAGAACAAGCATGGCGTAATGACTATCCATCATTGAACTTGATTGCAACTTCGACTGCATTCCAACAAGATCACAATGGATATACTCACCAAGATCCAGGTATGTTAACTCACTTGGCTGAAAAGAAGTCTAACTTCATTCGTGAATATTTGCCAGCTGATGGTAACTCATTGTTGGCTGTTCAAGAACGCGCCTTCTCAGAACGTCATAAGGTGAACTTGTTAATTGCTTCAAAGCAACCACGTCAACAATGGTTCACAGTTGAAGAAGCTGATGTATTGGCTAATGAAGGTTTGAAGATCATTGATTGGGCTTCTACTGCACCTTCTGGTGATGTTGATATTACATTTGCATCTGCTGGTACAGAACCAACAATTGAAACTTTGGCTGCATTGTGGTTGATTAACCAAGCATTCCCATCAGTTAAGTTCCGCTATGTGAATGTTGTTGAATTACTACGTTTGCAAAAGAAGTCAGAACCTAACATGAACGATGAACGTGAATTGTCACCTGAAGAATTTAACAAGTACTTCCAAGCTGATACACCAGTTATCTTTGGATTCCATGCTTATGAAAACTTGATTGAATCATTCTTCTTCGAACGTAAGTTCACGGGTGATGTATACGTGCATGGCTATCGTGAAGATGGTGACATCACAACGACATATGACATGCGTGTCTATTCACACTTGGATCGCTTCCACCAAGCTAAGGAAGCTGCCGAAATCTTGTCAGCAAATGGTAAGATTGATCAAGCAGCAGCTGATACATTCATCGCTAAGATGGATGACACATTGGCAAAGCACTTTGAGGTCACACGTAATGAAGGTCGTGATATCGCAGAATTCACTGACTGGACATGGTCACCTCTTAAGTAA
- a CDS encoding UTRA domain-containing protein has translation MSESIYVTVQADLKQKIYQGEFPNLKLPDERSLAEQYGVSRSSIKRALNVLVQQGVIFKKRGSGTFVNPLYLKNHAIFQHEGSNLGVSDSFRVGGKAPSIELLDFQVIPATPEQQQALFLNEGDFVYEIKRLRRLEGVPFMIERGYVPINVLPGLNRTIVSGSVYEYIEKTKHRTVTKSFMTIMAEPSNDEDQELLELTANEPVGIMEGIFFMDDGTPLEFSTMRLHYKYLRYNAFVSLDSE, from the coding sequence ATGTCAGAATCTATTTATGTTACCGTACAAGCGGATCTAAAACAAAAAATTTACCAGGGCGAATTCCCTAATTTAAAATTACCAGACGAACGTTCTTTGGCTGAGCAATATGGTGTATCACGTTCATCAATCAAACGGGCACTTAATGTACTGGTACAACAAGGCGTCATATTTAAAAAGCGAGGCAGTGGCACCTTTGTTAATCCGCTTTATCTAAAGAATCACGCAATTTTTCAACATGAAGGATCAAATCTAGGGGTTTCTGATTCGTTTCGCGTTGGTGGAAAAGCACCAAGTATTGAGTTACTGGATTTTCAAGTCATTCCAGCTACACCTGAACAACAGCAGGCCCTCTTTTTAAACGAGGGTGATTTTGTTTATGAAATTAAACGCTTACGTCGGTTAGAAGGGGTACCCTTTATGATTGAACGAGGTTATGTACCCATCAATGTTTTGCCTGGTTTGAACAGAACGATAGTCTCTGGATCCGTTTATGAATATATTGAAAAAACAAAGCACCGCACGGTGACTAAGTCGTTTATGACCATTATGGCAGAGCCTTCTAATGATGAGGACCAAGAATTGCTAGAACTAACTGCTAACGAACCCGTTGGTATCATGGAAGGCATTTTCTTTATGGATGATGGTACTCCGCTAGAATTTTCGACAATGCGTCTACATTATAAATATCTTCGGTACAATGCCTTTGTGAGTTTGGACTCCGAATAA
- a CDS encoding aminoacyl-tRNA deacylase gives MKKTLPEQVMDKHKVKYEPLELNILDKTPAQRDAILETFHVKHDDIYKTLAAHGDRTGPIVAVLPITKHLSLKKLAAASGNKKVAMLPLKELQKTTGYIHGANNPVGIWQNKHFPIYFDLSATEQPFILVSGGELSRSDKIDPRDVASLVDAEFVDLLEHD, from the coding sequence ATGAAAAAAACGTTGCCCGAACAAGTCATGGACAAACACAAAGTGAAATATGAGCCACTTGAACTAAATATTTTGGATAAAACACCAGCTCAACGTGATGCAATACTGGAAACGTTTCACGTGAAACATGATGACATTTATAAAACACTCGCCGCTCATGGTGATAGGACTGGTCCTATTGTTGCAGTATTACCAATTACAAAACATCTGTCGCTAAAAAAGTTAGCAGCTGCATCGGGTAATAAAAAAGTCGCCATGTTGCCTCTTAAAGAATTACAAAAAACGACTGGTTATATTCATGGTGCTAATAATCCCGTTGGAATCTGGCAAAACAAACACTTTCCTATTTATTTCGATCTCAGCGCTACTGAGCAACCGTTTATTCTTGTCAGTGGCGGTGAGTTAAGTCGTTCAGATAAAATCGACCCGCGTGACGTTGCATCACTAGTTGATGCTGAGTTTGTAGATTTATTAGAGCATGATTGA
- the dnaB gene encoding replicative DNA helicase: protein MDNPVSNEYRQVPQDGDAERAVLGSIFFAVKSENAMIEASAILVPEDFNKLANQTIFKAMQALVDENRPIDMLTVQDKLNSMHQLENVGGMVYLAEISESTASSANLKHYANIVREKSVLRKMIDTLTRTMSLAYDAAEPSEDLLAQLSRNIDTIAENRGDENFRKIKDVLQEYQANLDEAVKNDSDVVGLSTGYPEMDKITHGFRNDQMIVFGARPAVGKTAFVLNIARNVAKNEKVPVVIFEMEMSATDIVGRLLAGEGSIDSNHLTTGQMTQEDWQALTLAMQSLAQMKIYMDDTAGIKINQISAKLHQLERDLLNDMTQEERIQNPHPIGMVVIDYLGLIESNNSESRQQAVSEVSRAIKKMAKELNTPIIALAQLSRGVEQRTDKRPVLSDLRDSGSIEQDADVVAFLYRDDYSRGDSEDGDGDPREEQEAVPIEIIFEKNRAGARGTATLMFNKPTFKFNAMAPLYRNDMNAGAPDVSPGW, encoded by the coding sequence ATGGATAATCCGGTATCAAATGAATATCGGCAAGTGCCGCAAGATGGTGATGCTGAACGTGCAGTTCTCGGATCCATCTTTTTTGCTGTTAAGTCAGAAAATGCGATGATTGAAGCTAGTGCAATCTTGGTACCTGAGGATTTTAATAAGTTAGCGAACCAAACTATTTTTAAAGCCATGCAGGCATTGGTAGATGAAAATCGCCCAATTGATATGCTGACAGTGCAAGACAAACTAAATAGTATGCATCAACTTGAAAACGTTGGTGGTATGGTTTATTTGGCAGAAATATCAGAATCGACAGCTTCATCTGCCAATTTGAAGCATTATGCAAATATTGTTCGAGAAAAATCAGTTCTACGGAAAATGATTGACACATTAACGAGAACAATGTCATTGGCCTATGATGCTGCGGAACCAAGTGAAGATTTATTAGCACAATTATCGCGTAACATTGATACCATTGCAGAAAATCGTGGCGATGAAAACTTTAGAAAAATTAAAGATGTATTACAAGAATATCAAGCTAATCTAGACGAAGCGGTCAAAAATGATAGTGATGTTGTTGGTCTATCAACAGGATATCCTGAAATGGACAAAATTACACATGGCTTTCGAAATGATCAAATGATTGTTTTTGGTGCTCGCCCAGCTGTTGGTAAAACCGCTTTTGTGTTGAATATTGCCCGTAATGTAGCTAAAAATGAAAAAGTGCCTGTTGTTATTTTTGAAATGGAGATGAGTGCGACAGATATTGTTGGTCGGTTGCTTGCAGGTGAAGGATCAATTGACTCTAATCATTTAACCACAGGGCAGATGACACAAGAAGATTGGCAGGCGTTAACGCTTGCTATGCAATCATTGGCACAAATGAAAATCTACATGGATGATACTGCTGGTATTAAAATTAACCAGATTAGTGCCAAACTACACCAACTAGAACGTGATTTATTAAATGATATGACGCAAGAAGAGCGTATTCAAAATCCTCATCCAATCGGTATGGTCGTCATTGACTATTTGGGCCTCATTGAGTCTAATAACTCCGAGAGCCGCCAACAAGCCGTTTCTGAGGTTTCACGAGCGATTAAGAAAATGGCCAAAGAATTAAATACACCCATTATCGCGCTAGCACAATTGAGTCGTGGTGTGGAGCAACGTACTGACAAACGTCCAGTTTTGTCAGACTTGCGTGATTCGGGATCGATTGAACAAGATGCTGATGTTGTTGCGTTTTTGTATCGAGATGATTATTCACGTGGTGACTCTGAAGATGGTGACGGGGACCCACGTGAAGAACAAGAAGCGGTGCCGATTGAAATTATATTTGAAAAAAACCGAGCTGGCGCTCGTGGTACAGCTACCTTAATGTTCAATAAACCAACATTTAAGTTTAATGCTATGGCACCGTTATATCGAAATGACATGAACGCTGGTGCTCCCGATGTTAGTCCAGGGTGGTAA